Proteins from one Gossypium raimondii isolate GPD5lz chromosome 8, ASM2569854v1, whole genome shotgun sequence genomic window:
- the LOC105790876 gene encoding uncharacterized protein LOC105790876, with protein MISLNGIVAITMANTIAGEETVHKLASLLLIVLGGSYILLFLSGKGGHSHSHNQPMEKMAVAGLVLFPALSPFATTLPVFLAVENSSSMMVLAIIVLLFRYT; from the exons ATGATAAGTTTAAATGGAATCG TTGCAATAACTATGGCGAACACAATTGCTGGTGAAGAAACAGTGCATAAACTTGCTTCACTTTTGCTCATAGTTCTTGGTGGTAGCTATATATTGTTGTTTTTGTCTGGTAAGGGGGGACACAGTCATTCTCATAACCAACCCATGGAGAAAATGGCCGTCGCTGGCCTTGTCCTCTTTCCAGCATTGTCTCCTTTTGCAACCACTCTTCCTGTGTTCCTAGCTGTCGAAAATTCGTCTTCCATGATGGTACTTGCCATTATAGTGTTGCTATTCAGGTATACATGA
- the LOC105790873 gene encoding non-specific lipid transfer protein GPI-anchored 6 — MEMCLASIPFFFFYFPFALPLKTMKESKHEAFTLFFILLLMLLGLASGDVNQDKAECADQLVGLAPCLPYVGGQAKAPTMDCCGGLKQVLVKSKKCLCVLIKDKDNPSLGLNINASLAATLPHTCHDTVNLTECISLLHLAPNSQEAKLFQGYQKLTEKHSTSPPASGNSTSSAAEKSDGGMGKKRVGVVEIAVGVSLWVFSIHQNFVV, encoded by the exons ATGGAAATGTGTTTagcttcaattcctttctttttcttctactTTCCCTTTGCCTTACCACTGAAAACAATGAAGGAGTCCAAACATGAGGCTTTCACACTCTTTTTCATCCTGCTTCTCATGCTGCTGGGTTTGGCATCCGGTGATGTGAACCAAGACAAAGCGGAATGCGCTGATCAGCTAGTCGGGCTTGCTCCATGTCTTCCATACGTTGGTGGACAGGCCAAAGCCCCCACCATGGATTGTTGCGGTGGGCTGAAACAAGTTTTGGTTAAGAGCAAGAAATGCCTGTGTGTGTTGATTAAAGATAAAGATAACCCCAGTCTTGGCCTCAACATCAATGCTAGTCTTGCTGCAACCCTCCCTCACACTTGTCATGATACTGTTAACCTTACGGAATGCATCT CCCTTCTGCACTTGGCACCCAATTCCCAGGAAGCTAAGTTATTCCAAGGATATCAAAAGCTGACAGAGAAGCATTCCACATCCCCACCTGCGAGTG GTAACTCCACAAGCAGTGCTGCAGAGAAGAGTGATGGAGGAATGGGAAAGAAGCGCGTGGGAGTAGTAGAGATAGCTGTCGGAGTTTCACTATGGGTTTTCAGCATACACCAAAACTTTGTCGTGTGA